In the Victivallis sp. Marseille-Q1083 genome, one interval contains:
- a CDS encoding DUF4491 family protein, with amino-acid sequence MNYWGILVGLGSFLIIGIFHPIVIKAEYYFGVRIWWIFLLAGLLFLAASLWCANTAGAALLGVLGFTCLWSILELFEQRHRVRKGWFPPGPSHKSQ; translated from the coding sequence ATGAATTACTGGGGCATTCTTGTCGGCCTGGGCAGTTTCCTGATCATCGGCATTTTTCACCCGATCGTCATCAAGGCGGAATATTACTTCGGTGTCCGGATCTGGTGGATCTTTCTGCTGGCCGGCCTGCTGTTTCTGGCCGCCTCGCTGTGGTGCGCCAATACGGCGGGCGCCGCCTTGCTCGGAGTCCTCGGCTTTACCTGTCTGTGGAGCATCCTCGAACTGTTCGAACAACGCCACCGGGTCCGCAAAGGCTGGTTTCCGCCCGGCCCGTCGCACAAATCCCAATGA